In Quercus robur chromosome 10, dhQueRobu3.1, whole genome shotgun sequence, a genomic segment contains:
- the LOC126703883 gene encoding probable inactive purple acid phosphatase 16: protein MTILSFTFFTLFILTVGSDYKVLGLTTTTKASGERYVQMRAGAPFKIALFADLHYGEATSTDRGPLQDVNSTRVMNTVLDDETPEYFGYFCFFFGLKLYLTDCIADFLIYLGYVITANNLPIANASLYWDQAISQTKSRGILFASVFGNHDDEPFEWQKEWFPAPGIPLLICPAVNSTHSGEEACSFRCTQRIELMKHEIEHNVPSYSSNGPKALWPSISNYVIQVSSSDDPKSPVVYLYFLDSGGGSYPQVISNAQAEWFQNKSEEINPNSRH from the exons ATGACTATCTTATCCTTCACCTTCTTCACTCTCTTCATCCTGACCGTCGGATCAGATTACAAAGTGCTCGgcttaacaacaacaacaaaggcCTCAGGTGAGAGGTATGTTCAGATGCGGGCGGGTGCACCGTTCAAGATAGCGCTGTTTGCTGACCTGCATTATGGGGAGGCCACGTCTACCGACCGGGGTCCACTCCAGGACGTGAACTCAACAAGAGTTATGAACACTGTACTTGATGATGAAACTCCAG AATATTTTGGttatttctgtttcttttttggtttaaaactcTACCTAACTGATTGCATAGCAGATTTTCTTATATACCTTGGATATGTCATTACGGCCAACAATTTACCAATTGCAAATGCCAGCTTGTACTGGGATCAGGCAATCTCTCAAACAAAATCCAGAGGTATTCTGTTTGCCAGTGTGTTTGGAAACCATGACGATGAACCATTTGAATGGCAAAAGGAGTGGTTTCCAGCCCCTGGAATTCCTCTACTTATTTGCCCAGCAGTCAACTCAACACATTCAG GAGAAGAAGCATGTAGCTTCAGATGCACACAGCGTATTGAGCTGATGAAACATGAGATTGAGCATAATGTGCCATCTTATTCTAGCAATGGTCCTAAAGCGCTTTGGCCAAGTATATCCAACTATGTTATCCAAGTCTCATCATCAGATGATCCAAAGTCACCCGTAGTATACCTGTACTTTTTAGATTCTGGTGGCGGATCCTATCCACAAGTTATCTCAAATGCTCAAGCAGAATGGTTCCAGAACAAATCTGAAGAGATCAACCCTAACTCAAGGCATTAG
- the LOC126703884 gene encoding uncharacterized protein LOC126703884, producing the protein MGRHCFYVYYDGEQYFHDLHGLSYRGESVKQKFIELKWGTHLRKMHRKIMEALRLDRESHKISIVYHAPQILVSTQVVYNSNPLGCDADVDMMRAVIKRTPQFIASDLYVTVEAVGFHGSASSQHASGVEEPHSFAVDHLDNTEVVGATNTHDVGGSSHTYEHVQADMDGGIDIDASRDVYEEFIDTDRPVDDAEVLDVPLIENNEEDCLTTVPIPEWFTSNTWDNINDPSPALGTGHLTSWHKGDHPARGMLFKNKASVQYVLTLYSVEHNKQYKVIKSDTNRLVVRCIHEACLWSIRANCSKKNGMWVISTCKGPHSCSSLQLATDGRMMDSKFISIALEKYVREDLTRKVRDLRSMLHARHGHDVTMYKVWEAKQKAVACIYGDFDELYAELPRFLAALFDADPDTVTTLKCDPHVRGTCIFNSASWAFGSCIRGFRHCRPVISIDATHLYGKYKGKLLIAMATDGNNEVYPLAFAVVESESTETWGWFLACLLTYVTDRTNLCIISDRHCGIQSCFDDTTRGYLQPPLTHHWYCLCHLVSNVNTNFNSVPLKNLVWNAAIANQVRKFENTMDCIKNFNPATYDYLKEVNQEKWTLVHDHGHQYGAMTTNLSECFNGVLKGARSLPITAMVKFTFYKVNSYFDERRNKTLEQLEEGQVWCKYAYDKFKANQEKAKLHIVRRMSAQQQLYTVETQSSLLNTGGGDHTHRVSLIDMTCTCGKWEANKIPCSHLIAVCAKHNHDATEYMDHFYRVEERYHSYEPIFQPLKDRLEWPEPAERRTVMPNQRLIREKGRPKSTRIRNEMDDEDRELPTSLWIENGPKLKCGLCRQEGHNRRTCPTRNVA; encoded by the exons ATGGGTCGTCACTGCTTCTACGTTTACTATGATGGGGAACAGTATTTCCATGACTTGCATGGGCTGTCCTATAGAGGCGAGTCAGTGAAGCAGAAGTTCATTGAGTTGAAATGGGGAACACACTTGAGAAAAATGCACCGGAAGATAATGGAAGCTCTACGGTTGGACAGGGAGTCACATAAGATATCCATCGTGTACCATGCCCCCCAGATACTTGTGAGTACTCAGGTTGTCTACAACTCAAATCCGTTGGGTTGCGATGCTGACGTGGACATGATGCGGGCAGTGATTAAGCGGACCCCCCAGTTCATAGCGTCCGACTTGTATGTAACTGTTGAGGCTGTTGGGTTCCATGGTAGTGCAAGTTCACAGCATGCTAGTGGGGTGGAAGAGCCACACTCATT TGCGGTTGATCATTTGGACAACACCGAAGTGGTGGGAGCCACCAATACACATGATGTGGGAGGGTCTAGTCACACATATGAACATGTCCAAGCTGATATGGACGGGGGAATTGATATTGATGCCAGCCGAGATGTGTACGAAGAGTTCATTGATACTGATAGACCAGTGGACGATGCAGAGGTCTTAGATGTACCACTGATCGAAAATAACGAGGAGGATTGCCTTACAACAGTTCCTATCCCAGAATGGTTCACATCAAACACATGGGACAATATTAATGACCCATCACCTGCATTGGGTACAGGACATCTTACAAGTTGGCATAAAGGTGACCACCCAGCAAGGGGGATGCTATTCAAGAATAAAGCCTCTGTTCAATATGTGTTGACCCTCTACTCTGTGGAGCATAATAAGCAATACAAGGTCATCAAGTCTGACACCAATAGGCTGGTAGTGCGGTGCATACATGAGGCATGTCTGTGGTCAATTCGGGCCAATTGCAGCAAGAAGAACGGGATGTGGGTTATCAGTACATGTAAGGGTCCCCATAGTTGCTCATCCCTCCAGCTAGCAACTGATGGGCGGATGATGGATTCAAAGTTCATATCCATTGCACTTGAGAAGTATGTACGGGAGGACCTAACTCGAAAGGTAAGGGACTTGCGTAGTATGTTACATGCAAGGCATGGGCATGATGTAACTATGTACAAGGTTTGGGAAGCCAAACAGAAGGCAGTTGCATGTATTTATGGGGATTTTGACGAGTTGTACGCAGAATTGCCACGATTTCTAGCTGCATTGTTCGATGCAGATCCGGATACTGTGACCACATTAAAGTGTGACCCCCATGTCCGGGGGACTTGTATATTCAACTCCGCATCTTGGGCTTTCGGTTCGTGTATTAGAGGGTTCAGGCATTGTAGGCCAGTGATAAGCATAGATGCAACGCACCTCTATGGCAAGTACAAAGGAAAGCTGTTGATAGCAATGGCAACAGATGGTAACAACGAGGTTTATCCACTCGCATTTGCCGTTGTCGAAAGCGAGAGCACGGAGACATGGGGATGGTTCTTGGCATGCCTGTTGACCTATGTTACAGACCGGACCAATTTGTGTATAATATCCGACAGGCATTGTGGGATACAATCATGCTTCGATGACACCACTAGGGGCTACTTGCAACCGCCCTTAACCCATCACTGGTATTGCCTCTGCCATTTAGTAAGCAATGTTAACACTAACTTCAATAGTGTGCCGTTGAAGAACTTGGTATGGAATGCAGCAATTGCGAATCAAGTTAGGAAGTTTGAGAACACCATGGATTGCATCAAGAATTTCAACCCGGCTACGTACGACTATCTTAAGGAGGTAAATCAAGAAAAGTGGACACTTGTACATGACCATGGGCACCAAtatggggcaatgacaaccaacctGTCAGAGTGCTTCAATGGGGTACTTAAGGGCGCACGTAGCTTGCCCATAACTGCAATGGTGAAGTTTACATTTTACAAGGTGAACTCATACTTTGACGAACGTCGAAACAAAACCCTAGAGCAGTTGGAAGAGGGGCAAGTGTGGTGCAAATATGCCTATGACAAGTTCAAGGCAAATCAAGAGAAGGCGAAGCTCCATATTGTTAGAAGGATGAGTGCGCAACAACAGTTATATACAGTGGAGACACAGTCTTCACTGTTGAACACTGGTGGGGGAGATCACACCCATAGGGTTTCCCTCATAGACATGACATGCACGTGCGGCAAATGGGAAGCAAACAAGATCCCCTGTTCCCACTTGATAGCAGTTTGTGCCAAACACAACCATGATGCCACTGAGTATATGGATCATTTCTACCGCGTTGAAGAACGGTATCACAGCTATGAGCCGATATTCCAACCACTGAAAGATAGGTTAGAATGGCCGGAGCCAGCAGAAAGGAGAACCGTGATGCCAAACCAGCGGTTGATCCGTGAGAAAGGTCGGCCAAAGTCCACGAGAATCCGCAATGAGATGGATGACGAGGATAGGGAGTTGCCAACCTCATTGTGGATTGAGAATGGACCAAAGTTGAAGTGTGGGTTGTGTCGCCAAGAGGGTCATAACCGTCGTACATGTCCAACTCGAAATGTGGCTTGA
- the LOC126703885 gene encoding B3 domain-containing transcription factor VRN1-like: MAFLTIPNGRKWKVKLTQHAGGVWFQNGWSEFASSHGVAVGHLLVFKYEGNSHFDVLIFDATATEIDYTLDDELQVHRIEDDDSDDSSVEIIKLFYRGEGSGSAHPKKDGGVAENLVIANAFKSENPLFIVIIRPSYVNGKDLASLPQDIINYLPREGFIKDYTKASILPVKLQIVDRLWPVKLYIYERSGGSSRVVSAGWSAFVMENSLRVGDVCVFELIMRDGVVLNVHIFKCQD, encoded by the exons ATGGCCTTTCTCACTATTCCAAATGGTAGAAAATGGAAAGTCAAGTTGACACAACATGCTGGGGGGGTTTGGTTTCAAAACGGTTGGTCCGAATTTGCAAGCTCTCATGGTGTAGCTGTGGGGCACTTGCTGGTTttcaaatatgaaggaaattcacaCTTTGATGTACTCATATTTGATGCCACTGCAACAGAAATAGACTATACTTTAGACGACGAACTCCAAGTTCATAGGATCGAAGATGATGACAGTGATGACAGCTCTGTTGAAATCATCAAACTCTTTTATAGGGGAGAGGGTTCAG GATCAGCCCATCCTAAGAAAGACGGTGGTGTAGCTGAAAATCTTGTTATAGCCAATGCTTTTAAATCAgaaaatccccttttcattGTTATCATTCGTCCATCCTACGTTAATGGCAAGGATCTTGCG AGTTTACCCCAAGACATTATCAACTACTTACCGAGAGAAGGGTTTATCAAGGACTACACCAAAGCAAGTATACTCCCTGTCAAGCTCCAGATTGTGGACCGATTATGGCCTGTGAAGCTATACATTTATGAACGAAGTGGGGGTTCATCACGTGTCGTATCAGCTGGTTGGTCTGCATTTGTGATGGAAAATAGTTTGCGAGTAGGAGATGTTTGCGTATTTGAGCTGATTATGAGGGACGGTGTTGTGTTAAACGTCCACATTTTCAAATGCCAAGACTAA